In one Chryseobacterium camelliae genomic region, the following are encoded:
- the nrfD gene encoding NrfD/PsrC family molybdoenzyme membrane anchor subunit: MSGHYEAPIREPLIIGHKTYHDITEDIARPIEERAGKLWWISLYAALVLFIYGFGCIAYTIGTGIGAWGLNRTINWGWDITNFVWWVGIGHAGTLISAVLLLFRQRWRMSVNRSAEAMTIFAVVQAAIFPVIHMGRVWVGYWVFPLPNQFGSLWGNFNSPLLWDVFAISTYFSVSTVFWFMGLIPDFAMIRDRAKTPWTKKIYTFLAFGWGGKAKHWQRFEELSLVLAGLATPLVFSVHTTVSFDFATSVIKGWHSTIYPPYFVAGAIFSGFAMVQTLLLVARKVCHLEDYITMYHIEIMNIVIILTGGMVTVAYATEYFIGWYSGSRFEDFTYLSPGAAVGPYWWAFWSLIICNLVIPASFWFKRARTNIIWTFIVALIINIGMWFERFDIIVINLSRDYLPGSWTMFKPTIIDVGVYLGTIGFFSVLFLLYARTFPVIAQAELKSILKISGETYKAKEGDEHH, translated from the coding sequence ATGTCAGGACATTACGAAGCTCCGATAAGGGAACCTCTAATTATTGGTCACAAAACTTATCACGATATCACAGAAGATATTGCACGACCTATCGAAGAAAGAGCAGGTAAATTATGGTGGATTTCATTATATGCAGCCTTAGTTCTATTCATCTATGGATTCGGATGTATCGCTTATACTATCGGAACAGGTATTGGAGCATGGGGGCTTAACAGAACTATTAACTGGGGTTGGGATATCACCAACTTCGTATGGTGGGTAGGTATTGGTCACGCCGGAACCCTAATCTCAGCGGTATTATTATTATTTAGACAGAGATGGAGAATGTCTGTAAACAGATCTGCAGAGGCGATGACGATCTTTGCGGTTGTACAGGCGGCAATCTTCCCGGTAATTCACATGGGTAGAGTTTGGGTAGGATATTGGGTATTCCCTTTACCAAACCAGTTCGGTTCTCTTTGGGGGAACTTCAACTCACCTCTACTTTGGGACGTATTTGCGATCTCTACATATTTCTCGGTATCAACTGTATTCTGGTTCATGGGACTAATCCCAGACTTTGCAATGATCAGAGATAGAGCAAAAACACCTTGGACTAAGAAAATTTATACATTCCTTGCATTCGGTTGGGGTGGGAAAGCAAAACACTGGCAAAGATTCGAAGAACTTTCTTTAGTTCTTGCAGGTTTGGCAACTCCTCTTGTATTCTCAGTACACACTACCGTATCTTTTGACTTCGCAACTTCGGTTATTAAAGGATGGCACTCTACAATTTATCCTCCTTACTTCGTTGCCGGTGCGATTTTCTCAGGATTTGCAATGGTACAAACATTATTGTTAGTTGCTAGAAAAGTTTGTCACCTTGAAGATTATATTACAATGTACCATATCGAAATTATGAACATCGTAATCATCTTAACAGGGGGTATGGTAACTGTAGCTTACGCAACTGAATATTTCATCGGATGGTATTCTGGATCTAGATTTGAAGATTTTACTTATCTTTCTCCGGGTGCTGCTGTTGGACCTTACTGGTGGGCTTTCTGGTCACTAATTATCTGTAACCTTGTAATTCCGGCTTCTTTCTGGTTCAAGAGAGCAAGAACGAATATTATCTGGACATTCATTGTTGCATTAATTATCAATATCGGTATGTGGTTTGAGCGTTTTGATATCATCGTTATCAACCTTTCAAGAGACTACTTACCTGGTTCTTGGACGATGTTTAAGCCAACAATTATTGATGTGGGGGTATATTTAGGAACGATCGGATTCTTCTCTGTATTATTCTTATTATATGCAAGAACATTCCCTGTAATTGCACAGGCTGAATTAAAATCGATTTTGAAAATCTCAGGTGAAACTTATAAAGCAAAAGAAGGAGATGAGCACCACTAA
- a CDS encoding DUF3341 domain-containing protein, which translates to MSTTKIVYGLYADDDDLMNGVKAFNDKGIAINEVYTPFPVHGLDKALGLKKTRISDAAFIYALYGVTIGATVTWYVMNHDWPQNIGGKPAFDWAHNMPAFVVPMFELMVFCAAHMMSLTFLVRNKMYPGAPAQNPDPRTTDDKFMMEFVTEDVESVKQLLIETGVEEITVKDA; encoded by the coding sequence ATGAGCACCACTAAAATTGTATACGGACTTTATGCTGACGACGACGATTTAATGAACGGCGTTAAAGCATTCAACGATAAAGGAATCGCAATCAACGAAGTTTATACTCCGTTTCCGGTTCACGGACTAGATAAGGCTTTAGGGTTAAAGAAAACTAGAATTTCTGATGCAGCATTCATCTATGCTCTTTACGGTGTTACTATCGGTGCTACTGTAACTTGGTATGTGATGAATCATGACTGGCCTCAAAACATTGGAGGTAAGCCTGCTTTCGATTGGGCTCACAACATGCCTGCATTCGTAGTACCAATGTTCGAACTTATGGTATTCTGTGCTGCTCACATGATGTCATTAACTTTCTTGGTAAGAAACAAAATGTATCCCGGAGCTCCTGCACAAAACCCTGATCCAAGAACAACGGATGATAAATTCATGATGGAATTCGTAACTGAAGATGTAGAATCTGTAAAACAGTTGCTAATTGAAACTGGAGTTGAAGAAATAACTGTTAAAGATGCTTAA